The following coding sequences lie in one Silene latifolia isolate original U9 population chromosome 5, ASM4854445v1, whole genome shotgun sequence genomic window:
- the LOC141656682 gene encoding uncharacterized protein LOC141656682: MIRDCDTDRSSLHLVYERWEVMTCKVKEAIYKHEHKCASEESTFFKRVESILTSRWSKTSTPLHSLAHSLVPRFYTQKWLDEIPGRVAPHVDNEVSSSRLSCFRRLFPCVDDRRKANTEYAIFSRRDHDIFKDLECVEDMSLMEAKHWWATYGSMAPNLQGLAFKLLGQPSSSSCSERNWSIYKFIHSCARNKLTPKRAEDLVRIHNNLRLLSRNSEEYIKGRTKMWDVGGDEHDNLDDVGCLDVANLSLDEPDMEMMLFGDDEIGDFDDNASGNEV; encoded by the exons atgataagagattgtgACACCGATAGGTCTTCACTTCATTTGGTATATGAGAGGTGGGAGGTTATGACTTGCAAGGTCAAAGAGGCTATATACAAGCATGAGCATAAGTGTGCAAGTGAAGAGTCCACTTTTTTCAAAAGGGTGGAAAGCATTCTTACAAGTCGTTGGAGTAAAACTAGCACTCCTCTACATAGCTTGGCACATTCTTTAGTTCCAAG GTTTTATACTCAAAAGTGGCTTGATGAAATTCCCGGTCGAGTTGCTCCACATGTTGATAATGAAGTTTCTTCTTCAAGATTGTCTTGTTTTAGGAGACTTTTCCCATGTGTGGATGATAGAAGAAAAGCCAACACCGAGTATGCCATCTTTTCGAGAAGAGATCATGATATCTTTAAGGACTTGGAATGTGTAGAAGACATGTCTCTAATGGAAGCAAAGCATTGGTGGGCGACTTATGGTTCCATGGCTCCTAATCTTCAAGGTTTGGCATTCAAGTTGTTAGGGcaaccttcttcttcttcttgtagtGAAAGAAATTGGAGCATCTACAAGTTTATTCACTCTTGTGCTAGAAACAAGCTTACTCCAAAACGTGCCGAAGACTTGGTAAGAATTCATAATAATTTACGCTTGCTTTCTAGAAATAGTGAAGAATATATCAAGGGGCGAACCAAGATGTGGGATGTTGGTGGAGATGAGCATGATAATCTTGATGATGTTGGTTGTCTTGATGTGGCTAACCTTTCCCTTGATGAGCCCGACATGGAAATGATGCTATTTGGTGATGATGAAATTGGCGACTTTGATGATAATGCGTCGGGTAATGAGGTTTGA